One window from the genome of Devosia yakushimensis encodes:
- a CDS encoding LysR substrate-binding domain-containing protein: MLHLLNAVRAFEVAARLGSVRKAAEELHVTSGAVSRHIKNLEDEFGIELFERGNRSMRLTPQAAAFAATVTEAFASMTRGAEHLRAASSQSTIMITAPDTFMLRWLVPRLQSLERALGGISVRLTTWTREINPADRSIDVYVGVGPLLDIAGMTVTAVAPETFGPVVSPLLLRGRQVTPELLWSLPRLDIRWPPDMWTNWAREAGIHLPPRETIWYDALSFSVQAAEAGLGVAIGPGPAITDALDHGRLVAPLGMVTRDGSWFLAWRNDRSSRTMHLVRRWFQQQMALDKSLGQPEPQRQKP, encoded by the coding sequence ATGCTCCATTTGCTCAATGCCGTGCGCGCTTTCGAAGTCGCGGCGCGGCTCGGCAGCGTGCGCAAGGCCGCCGAGGAACTCCATGTCACCAGTGGGGCGGTCAGCCGGCATATCAAAAATCTGGAAGACGAGTTCGGCATCGAATTGTTCGAGCGCGGCAATCGCTCCATGCGGCTCACGCCTCAGGCCGCCGCCTTCGCCGCCACGGTCACCGAGGCCTTTGCCTCCATGACCCGTGGCGCCGAGCATCTGCGCGCCGCTTCCAGCCAGTCCACCATCATGATCACCGCGCCCGACACCTTCATGCTGCGCTGGCTGGTGCCGCGCCTGCAAAGCCTCGAACGCGCGCTGGGCGGCATTTCGGTGCGGCTCACCACCTGGACGCGCGAGATCAACCCCGCCGACCGCTCCATCGACGTCTATGTCGGCGTCGGCCCCCTGCTCGATATTGCCGGCATGACGGTAACCGCCGTTGCGCCCGAAACCTTCGGCCCCGTCGTCAGCCCGCTGCTTCTCCGCGGCCGGCAGGTCACGCCCGAACTGCTCTGGAGCCTGCCGCGCCTCGATATCCGCTGGCCGCCCGATATGTGGACCAATTGGGCCCGCGAGGCCGGGATCCACCTGCCCCCGCGCGAAACCATCTGGTACGACGCGCTCTCCTTCAGCGTGCAAGCCGCCGAAGCAGGCCTGGGCGTCGCCATCGGCCCCGGCCCCGCCATTACCGACGCCCTCGACCACGGCCGCCTGGTTGCGCCCCTGGGCATGGTTACCCGCGACGGCAGCTGGTTCCTCGCCTGGCGCAATGACCGCTCCAGCCGCACCATGCACCTGGTCCGCCGCTGGTTTCAGCAACAAATGGCCCTCGACAAAAGCCTCGGCCAACCGGAGCCACAACGGCAAAAGCCGTGA
- a CDS encoding VOC family protein, translating to MKPRISVLTIGVADLERSLAFYRDGLGLPTEGIVGRQFELGAVAFFTLSGGLRLAIWKQDDIAHDTGLPRTPNSPTSFTIGHNVTRREEVDAAMARATHAGAEIVKPAQDTFYGGYAGYFRDPDGHLWEIVWNPASLPDDD from the coding sequence ATGAAGCCGAGAATTTCCGTATTGACCATTGGCGTAGCCGACCTCGAGCGGTCGCTGGCCTTTTATCGCGACGGACTTGGATTGCCGACCGAAGGCATTGTGGGCCGGCAATTCGAACTTGGCGCGGTCGCCTTCTTCACGCTGTCGGGCGGACTGAGGCTGGCGATTTGGAAACAAGACGATATTGCGCACGATACCGGCCTGCCGCGGACGCCGAACAGCCCGACTTCCTTCACCATCGGGCATAACGTCACCCGCCGCGAAGAGGTCGATGCGGCCATGGCCCGAGCCACGCACGCCGGTGCCGAAATCGTCAAGCCCGCCCAGGATACGTTCTACGGTGGCTATGCCGGGTATTTTCGTGACCCGGATGGGCATTTGTGGGAAATCGTCTGGAACCCCGCCAGTCTGCCTGACGACGATTGA
- a CDS encoding DMT family transporter, whose translation MLVIVGVVRRSDFLLSRSNHWQLQLVRTFFSAFAGVAIIHANAHMPIADANAISLLNAVFLVVLGMLIFHDRPTYWHVLGMIICLAGAATIALSRGVFATFDEAYIWPAVVALLAAILFAGESIFIKMLSRVDDPLTTLLHVNFFGICLLLIPALASWQSWGAENFIFMALGPLAVLAQYCNLRAFTLAKVSLLAPISYSSLVFAALIGWIFFGEVPTPGVFAGASLIAVGGMVLALSKR comes from the coding sequence GTGCTCGTGATTGTCGGCGTGGTCCGGCGCAGCGATTTCCTCCTTTCGCGGAGCAATCACTGGCAGCTGCAACTGGTTCGCACCTTTTTCAGTGCCTTTGCCGGCGTCGCCATAATTCACGCCAATGCGCATATGCCCATCGCCGATGCCAATGCGATCAGTCTGCTCAATGCCGTATTCCTGGTCGTGCTGGGCATGCTGATCTTTCACGACCGCCCAACCTACTGGCATGTTCTGGGCATGATCATATGTCTTGCCGGGGCCGCAACCATTGCGCTGTCGCGCGGCGTGTTTGCCACTTTTGATGAAGCCTATATCTGGCCGGCCGTCGTCGCCCTGCTTGCCGCTATACTTTTTGCGGGTGAAAGTATCTTCATTAAGATGTTGTCGCGGGTCGATGATCCGCTGACGACGTTACTCCATGTCAATTTCTTCGGGATTTGTCTTCTGCTGATACCGGCGCTGGCGAGTTGGCAGTCATGGGGTGCAGAAAACTTCATCTTCATGGCCCTGGGGCCGCTGGCGGTACTGGCGCAGTACTGCAACCTGCGTGCCTTTACGCTGGCAAAGGTGTCGCTATTGGCGCCGATAAGCTACAGTTCCTTGGTCTTTGCTGCACTGATCGGCTGGATCTTTTTCGGCGAGGTACCAACCCCCGGAGTGTTCGCCGGCGCGTCGCTGATTGCTGTTGGCGGCATGGTACTGGCACTGTCGAAGCGGTAG
- a CDS encoding GlcG/HbpS family heme-binding protein, with protein MLTINRLSLSDAGPLLEGARARAEAIGVPMCIAVTDESGNLIAFERMDGGKITSITIAIDKAFTAAAARKPTHEYGEAAQPGSAAYGINSAIAGRLLVVAGGLPIVVDGVVVGGIGISSGTPGQDREVAEAAIAAFGSGQ; from the coding sequence GTGCTGACCATCAATCGTCTTTCTCTTTCGGACGCAGGGCCATTGCTCGAAGGTGCCCGCGCCCGGGCCGAAGCGATCGGCGTGCCGATGTGCATCGCCGTCACGGACGAAAGTGGCAATCTGATCGCTTTCGAGCGCATGGATGGTGGTAAAATCACCAGTATAACCATTGCCATCGACAAGGCTTTCACCGCAGCTGCTGCACGAAAGCCAACGCATGAATATGGCGAAGCGGCTCAGCCTGGCAGCGCTGCCTATGGCATCAATAGTGCCATTGCCGGGCGTTTGTTGGTGGTGGCGGGTGGCTTGCCCATCGTCGTCGATGGGGTCGTTGTGGGCGGCATCGGTATCAGTTCGGGAACGCCGGGGCAGGACAGGGAAGTGGCAGAGGCTGCCATCGCCGCGTTCGGTTCCGGGCAATAG
- a CDS encoding malate synthase G, which produces MGNYTERSGLRVADELVALIEQEMIPGTGVDAASFWRHYAEIISDLAPLNRALLARRDDLQAQIDSWHQARRGVPIDPKAYRAFLAEIGYLVPSAGPVEIEVRNVDPEIASLAGPQLVVPVSNARFALNAANARWGSLYDAFYGTDALPGTAKPGGYDAERGAAVVAHVAGILDQILPLETGRHGDIGQLEVIDQRLVVTLRDGTATQLTDPTGFVGHRQDDGRWTYLFRHHGLHIEFHVDHDHPVGKASAAGISDVVVEAALTTIQDCEDSVAAVDATDKVHVYRNWLGLMRGDLSETFEKSGRSLTRRLAADRSYLGVDSNSITLPGRSVMLVRNVGHLMTTDAVLDPSGNETPEGIMDALVTSLAAMHDLRRTSGPRNSRAGSIYIVKPKMHGPDEVGFANTLFDRVEEALGLARHTIKIGVMDEERRTSVNLAECIRAVRHRLVFINTGFLDRTGDEIHTSMQAGPVIPKNDIKDAIWLGTYENNNVDVGLAARLPGQGQIGKGMWAKPDAMQEMLKAKVAQPRAGASTAWVPSPTAATLHAIHYHQVDVPDIQRKLADRQVVALDDILTPPLLDGRNLSPEQVKRELDNNAQGILGYVVRWIDQGVGCSKVPDIDNVALMEDRATLRISSQHIANWLLHGLITPDTVVEAFRRMASVVDSQNRNDKAYRPMTPDWGASIAFAAALELALEGGGQPNGYTEPILHRRRRQFKAAAS; this is translated from the coding sequence GTGGGCAATTACACCGAACGCAGCGGCCTGCGCGTCGCAGATGAACTTGTCGCGCTGATCGAACAGGAGATGATCCCGGGCACGGGGGTCGATGCAGCCAGCTTCTGGCGCCATTATGCCGAAATCATTTCTGACCTCGCGCCTTTGAACCGCGCTCTTTTGGCCCGGCGCGATGATCTGCAAGCGCAGATCGATAGCTGGCATCAGGCGCGTAGGGGCGTTCCCATCGACCCCAAGGCCTATCGCGCTTTTCTTGCCGAGATCGGCTATCTGGTGCCAAGCGCCGGTCCGGTCGAGATCGAGGTGCGCAATGTCGATCCCGAAATCGCCAGCCTCGCCGGGCCGCAATTGGTCGTGCCGGTCAGCAATGCTCGTTTCGCGCTCAATGCCGCAAATGCCCGCTGGGGCAGCCTTTATGACGCGTTCTATGGTACCGACGCCTTGCCCGGCACCGCCAAGCCGGGTGGCTATGACGCCGAACGTGGCGCTGCGGTCGTGGCCCATGTCGCCGGTATTCTCGATCAGATTTTGCCTCTCGAAACCGGCCGGCATGGCGATATCGGGCAGCTCGAGGTGATCGACCAACGCCTGGTTGTGACGCTCAGGGATGGCACAGCAACGCAATTGACCGATCCGACGGGCTTTGTCGGCCATCGGCAAGATGATGGCCGATGGACATATCTGTTCCGTCACCACGGATTGCATATCGAGTTCCATGTCGATCACGACCATCCGGTGGGCAAGGCGAGCGCCGCCGGCATCAGTGATGTCGTGGTCGAAGCGGCACTGACCACGATCCAGGATTGCGAGGATTCGGTAGCGGCGGTCGATGCGACCGACAAGGTTCACGTCTATCGCAACTGGCTGGGCCTGATGCGGGGTGACCTGAGCGAAACCTTTGAGAAATCCGGCCGAAGCCTCACGAGAAGGCTGGCGGCCGACCGCTCCTATCTGGGTGTCGACAGCAATAGCATTACCTTGCCGGGGCGCAGCGTCATGCTGGTCCGCAATGTCGGGCACCTGATGACCACCGATGCCGTGCTCGACCCGTCTGGAAACGAGACGCCCGAGGGGATTATGGATGCCCTGGTCACCAGCCTGGCGGCCATGCACGATCTGCGTCGCACCTCCGGGCCGCGCAATAGCCGCGCCGGCAGTATCTATATCGTCAAACCCAAAATGCATGGTCCGGACGAAGTCGGCTTTGCCAATACGCTGTTCGATCGCGTCGAAGAAGCGCTTGGGCTCGCCCGGCACACGATCAAGATCGGAGTGATGGACGAGGAACGCCGCACCAGCGTCAATCTTGCCGAATGCATTCGCGCCGTCCGTCACCGCCTGGTCTTCATCAATACCGGCTTTCTCGACCGAACGGGCGATGAGATTCACACCTCCATGCAGGCCGGACCCGTCATACCCAAAAATGACATCAAGGACGCCATCTGGCTGGGCACCTATGAAAATAACAATGTGGATGTAGGCCTTGCCGCCCGCCTGCCGGGGCAGGGGCAGATCGGCAAGGGCATGTGGGCCAAGCCCGACGCAATGCAGGAAATGCTCAAGGCCAAGGTGGCCCAGCCTCGGGCCGGCGCCAGCACGGCCTGGGTTCCGTCGCCAACGGCGGCAACCCTGCATGCGATCCATTATCACCAGGTCGATGTGCCCGACATACAGCGCAAGCTGGCTGACCGGCAGGTGGTGGCACTCGACGATATTCTGACCCCGCCGCTGCTCGACGGCCGCAATTTGTCGCCCGAACAGGTCAAACGCGAGCTCGACAACAATGCCCAGGGTATTCTGGGCTATGTCGTGCGCTGGATCGATCAGGGTGTGGGGTGTTCCAAAGTGCCCGATATCGACAATGTGGCGCTGATGGAAGATCGTGCGACGCTACGCATCTCGTCGCAGCATATCGCCAATTGGCTGCTGCATGGGCTGATTACGCCCGATACGGTCGTCGAGGCCTTCCGCCGCATGGCGAGTGTCGTGGACAGTCAGAACCGCAACGACAAGGCCTATCGCCCGATGACACCCGATTGGGGTGCCAGCATCGCCTTTGCCGCAGCGCTCGAACTGGCGCTGGAGGGGGGCGGCCAGCCCAATGGGTATACCGAGCCAATCCTGCACCGCCGCCGTCGCCAGTTCAAAGCCGCTGCCTCGTGA
- a CDS encoding GntR family transcriptional regulator, with protein sequence MVISDKPSKPGLLKRPNRLGEEVYNAIYAQLMSREIQPGGRISVDGLVRDLGVSQTPIREALSRLEAEGLVVKTHLIGYSAADQMDAERLDQLYELRLLLEPFAAGRAAERMNEDMLAQLNKLAAEMQACENDAPGEAYGRFAQLDTQFHDLIAEAGGNELVRETLANLHIHVHLFRLFYHARVTAEAIEEHRQLIAALAQGNPAAAEATMRSHIERSRDRFIKAFWR encoded by the coding sequence ATGGTCATAAGCGACAAGCCATCCAAGCCCGGTTTGCTGAAGCGGCCAAATCGCCTTGGGGAAGAGGTTTACAACGCCATCTATGCGCAGCTGATGTCCCGCGAAATCCAGCCAGGCGGCCGCATTTCGGTGGATGGGTTGGTCCGCGATCTCGGCGTTTCGCAAACGCCTATTCGAGAAGCCCTGTCGCGCCTCGAGGCCGAAGGCCTCGTCGTCAAGACGCATCTTATTGGCTATAGCGCCGCCGATCAGATGGATGCCGAACGGCTCGATCAGCTTTATGAGCTGCGCCTGTTGCTTGAACCCTTTGCCGCAGGGCGTGCGGCAGAGCGGATGAACGAAGACATGCTGGCCCAGCTCAACAAACTTGCTGCCGAGATGCAGGCTTGCGAGAATGACGCGCCGGGCGAGGCCTATGGCCGCTTCGCTCAACTCGACACCCAGTTTCATGATCTGATCGCCGAAGCGGGCGGCAATGAACTGGTGCGCGAGACGCTGGCGAATCTGCATATCCATGTTCACCTGTTCCGTCTGTTCTATCATGCCAGGGTGACGGCGGAGGCCATCGAGGAGCACCGCCAATTGATCGCTGCGCTGGCACAGGGCAATCCTGCTGCGGCTGAGGCGACCATGCGCTCGCATATCGAGCGTTCCCGTGACCGGTTTATCAAGGCCTTCTGGCGCTGA
- a CDS encoding Ldh family oxidoreductase: MVEEARNVAMRALARAGVSQSNATTQTDLWLDAELRGIASHGLLRLERIVQRIERGLADPKTSGEREWLGSSFLAVDGKAGLGPVVALAALDQIMQRAQETGIAIAAIGNSQHIGMLGWYAERVAKAGQVGIVLSTSEALVHPWGGRRALLGTNPIAIGVPTGEPEPFVMDTATSIVSMGEIHDRAHRGVPLEDGWALDVNGAATVDAEAAKSGAIAPFGQAKGYALGLAFELMISALTGAALGRDVHGTLDADHPCNKGDMFIVIDRARTDGLAGYLDIIRNAEPAQGFASVLVPGERGRALRAKRMREGVPIADPVWATLQALADAKEPAA; the protein is encoded by the coding sequence ATGGTGGAGGAAGCCCGGAATGTCGCGATGCGTGCACTGGCACGCGCCGGCGTCTCCCAATCAAACGCCACGACCCAGACCGATCTGTGGCTTGATGCCGAACTGCGCGGGATTGCCTCGCATGGATTGTTGCGGCTTGAACGTATCGTCCAGCGCATCGAGCGCGGCTTGGCCGACCCGAAAACGTCTGGCGAACGGGAATGGCTCGGCTCAAGTTTCCTGGCGGTCGACGGTAAGGCAGGCCTCGGCCCGGTCGTTGCGCTGGCCGCGCTTGACCAGATCATGCAACGGGCCCAGGAGACCGGCATAGCCATCGCTGCCATTGGCAATTCCCAGCATATCGGCATGTTGGGCTGGTATGCCGAACGCGTGGCCAAAGCAGGTCAGGTCGGCATCGTGCTGTCGACCAGCGAAGCCCTGGTCCACCCCTGGGGAGGACGGCGAGCCCTGCTGGGCACCAATCCGATCGCAATCGGCGTACCGACGGGTGAGCCTGAGCCATTCGTGATGGACACCGCCACCAGCATCGTCTCGATGGGTGAAATCCATGATCGTGCGCATCGCGGTGTACCGCTCGAAGACGGCTGGGCGCTCGACGTCAATGGCGCTGCGACAGTAGATGCAGAGGCCGCAAAGTCCGGCGCCATTGCGCCGTTCGGCCAGGCAAAAGGCTATGCTCTCGGCCTGGCATTCGAACTCATGATTTCTGCGCTGACGGGCGCTGCGCTTGGTCGCGATGTCCACGGAACGCTCGATGCAGACCATCCCTGCAATAAGGGCGACATGTTCATCGTCATCGATCGCGCCCGGACCGACGGCCTTGCCGGCTACCTGGACATCATTCGAAATGCCGAGCCTGCGCAGGGCTTTGCGTCGGTGCTCGTGCCCGGTGAACGTGGCCGGGCCCTTCGCGCCAAACGGATGCGCGAGGGTGTGCCGATCGCCGATCCGGTATGGGCGACATTGCAGGCATTGGCTGACGCAAAGGAACCCGCAGCATGA
- a CDS encoding iron-containing alcohol dehydrogenase produces MISPLFGAARMPRNLVFGAGQRGSLPGYVGALGKRALIVTDARLADEPVFAEMQHGIEAAGCAVSVYSGTVAELPAENIAEALAHGQKSGADVIVGIGGGSCMDAAKVVALLLAHGGKASDYYGEFKVPGPVVPLVAVPTTSGTGSEVTPVAVVSDPDRAVKVGIASPHLIAHTAICDPELTYSCPPALTAVSGADALTHAIEAFTTLRRDVTPTMVHEHVFIGKNAMSDHYALEAIRLIGSSLKQAYDNGQDHAARERLMLGATLAGLAFGTAGTAAAHAVQYPVGALTHTPHGAGVAVMMPYVMAFNRSHAEAEIAQVAQALGLPVEGLDQAKQAQAAIDAVTDLFAAIGIPPTLRALGMSEDKLDWTANAALGATRLVKNNPRPLDAASMSLLVRAAYSGEMARLGADT; encoded by the coding sequence ATGATATCGCCCCTCTTCGGCGCAGCCCGCATGCCCCGCAATCTCGTCTTTGGCGCCGGTCAGCGTGGATCATTGCCGGGCTATGTTGGCGCTTTGGGTAAGCGAGCGCTGATCGTGACGGATGCCCGGTTGGCCGACGAGCCCGTATTTGCCGAGATGCAACACGGAATAGAGGCAGCGGGATGTGCCGTGTCGGTCTATTCCGGCACCGTCGCCGAACTACCGGCCGAAAATATCGCCGAAGCCCTGGCCCATGGCCAGAAATCTGGCGCTGATGTCATTGTCGGGATCGGTGGCGGCTCCTGCATGGACGCGGCCAAAGTTGTCGCTCTGCTCCTTGCCCATGGCGGCAAGGCCTCGGATTATTATGGTGAGTTCAAGGTTCCGGGCCCGGTCGTGCCGCTCGTTGCCGTGCCCACAACCTCCGGCACGGGCTCGGAGGTCACTCCGGTCGCGGTGGTGTCGGACCCCGATCGCGCAGTCAAGGTCGGCATAGCCAGCCCGCATCTGATCGCCCACACCGCCATCTGTGATCCGGAACTGACCTATAGCTGCCCACCGGCACTCACCGCCGTATCCGGCGCAGACGCCCTCACCCATGCCATCGAGGCCTTCACCACGCTGCGGCGTGACGTGACGCCGACCATGGTCCATGAGCATGTCTTTATCGGCAAGAATGCGATGTCCGATCACTACGCGCTCGAAGCGATCCGGCTGATCGGATCAAGCCTCAAACAGGCTTATGACAATGGGCAGGACCATGCCGCCCGTGAGCGGTTGATGCTGGGCGCGACCCTGGCTGGTCTTGCATTCGGTACGGCCGGAACGGCTGCTGCCCATGCGGTGCAATACCCGGTCGGCGCGCTTACCCACACCCCCCATGGCGCCGGCGTCGCGGTGATGATGCCCTATGTGATGGCGTTCAACCGCAGCCACGCCGAAGCGGAAATAGCTCAGGTCGCCCAGGCACTGGGGCTACCCGTCGAAGGACTGGACCAGGCCAAGCAGGCGCAGGCCGCCATAGACGCGGTTACGGACCTGTTCGCTGCCATCGGCATACCCCCCACCCTGCGCGCCCTGGGCATGAGCGAAGATAAGCTGGACTGGACGGCGAACGCCGCGCTCGGCGCTACCCGTTTGGTCAAGAACAACCCCCGCCCGCTCGACGCTGCCTCGATGTCGCTGCTGGTCCGCGCAGCTTATTCCGGCGAAATGGCGCGCCTCGGCGCCGATACATGA
- a CDS encoding NAD-dependent succinate-semialdehyde dehydrogenase, with protein sequence MNVHSPVKLSFDPRQLPSDLWIGGKWRPGMTGKRMEVFDPSTGKAIATIADASIEDALDAVSAAHTAAPGWAATAPRERGEILRRCFDLMIARRDMLAELISLENGKSLSDAKGEVTYAAEFFRWFSEEAVRLNGDIYSAPSGANKIVVQHQPIGVAVLITPWNFPAAMATRKIAPALAAGCTCVLKPATETPLTAYVLADLYREAGVPDGVVNVITTSRSGATVSAMLHDPRVRKLSFTGSTEVGRKLLHEAADNVISCSMELGGNAPFIVFDDADLEAALDGAMIAKMRNGGEACTAANRFYVQSGIADAFSKGLTDRMAALKVGAGYDPATQCGPLINKDAVERIGGLVDEAVADGAAVLAGGKADDRAGFYFAPTVLAGVKADARITREEIFGPVVAISTFDREDDVVASANDTEYGLIAYVYTGDLARGLRVSERLESGMVGLNRGLVSDPAAPFGGVKQSGLGREGAHHGIMEFCETKYIAVSW encoded by the coding sequence ATGAACGTGCATAGCCCCGTCAAGCTGAGTTTCGATCCGCGTCAACTGCCCAGCGATCTCTGGATTGGCGGTAAATGGCGCCCTGGTATGACCGGCAAGCGGATGGAGGTGTTTGACCCCTCCACCGGTAAAGCGATCGCAACCATCGCAGATGCCAGCATCGAGGACGCGCTTGATGCCGTTTCGGCAGCTCACACCGCTGCGCCGGGATGGGCAGCAACCGCCCCGCGCGAACGCGGCGAAATCCTGCGCCGATGCTTCGACCTCATGATCGCGCGGCGCGACATGCTGGCCGAGCTGATCAGCCTTGAAAACGGCAAGTCGCTATCCGACGCCAAGGGCGAAGTAACCTATGCCGCCGAGTTCTTCCGCTGGTTCTCCGAAGAAGCGGTACGGCTCAACGGCGATATCTATTCGGCGCCGAGCGGCGCCAACAAGATTGTGGTGCAACACCAGCCGATCGGCGTTGCGGTCCTTATCACGCCATGGAACTTCCCGGCGGCCATGGCAACGCGCAAGATCGCCCCTGCCCTCGCAGCGGGTTGCACCTGCGTGCTCAAGCCTGCCACCGAAACGCCACTGACTGCCTATGTCCTCGCCGACCTCTACCGCGAGGCCGGCGTGCCCGATGGTGTGGTGAATGTCATCACCACCTCGCGCTCCGGCGCAACCGTCAGCGCCATGCTGCACGATCCGCGCGTCCGCAAACTCTCCTTCACGGGTTCGACGGAAGTGGGCCGCAAATTGCTGCATGAGGCGGCGGACAACGTGATTTCCTGCTCCATGGAACTGGGGGGGAATGCGCCATTCATCGTCTTCGACGATGCCGATCTCGAGGCCGCATTGGACGGCGCGATGATCGCCAAGATGCGCAATGGCGGCGAAGCCTGTACCGCAGCCAACCGCTTCTATGTGCAGAGCGGCATCGCCGACGCCTTTTCAAAGGGTCTGACCGACCGCATGGCCGCGCTCAAGGTTGGCGCGGGCTATGATCCGGCAACCCAATGCGGCCCACTCATCAACAAGGACGCGGTAGAACGCATCGGCGGGCTGGTAGACGAAGCCGTTGCAGACGGCGCGGCGGTACTTGCCGGCGGCAAGGCTGACGACCGCGCCGGCTTCTATTTCGCGCCCACCGTCCTTGCGGGCGTCAAAGCCGATGCCCGCATCACACGCGAGGAAATCTTCGGACCGGTCGTCGCCATCAGCACATTCGATCGTGAAGACGACGTCGTCGCGTCTGCCAACGACACCGAATATGGCCTGATCGCTTACGTCTATACCGGCGACCTCGCCCGCGGCCTGCGGGTTTCCGAGAGGCTTGAAAGCGGCATGGTCGGCCTCAATCGCGGCCTTGTTTCGGACCCCGCAGCACCATTTGGCGGCGTCAAGCAATCGGGCCTCGGGCGCGAAGGCGCTCACCACGGCATCATGGAATTCTGCGAGACCAAATATATCGCCGTCAGTTGGTAA
- a CDS encoding mandelate racemase/muconate lactonizing enzyme family protein: MKITKVEAFQLDWGEGKGRAALVRIETEDGQFGLGEASPMQGGLASLTIIAADMAPFLVGKDALDHAVLIDTLFHKCVKLGPEGATTAALAAIDIALWDLKGKLLGQPVYKLLGGAWRQSLTCYASVGGNAWRTVDQTVEVVTRRVEKEKPAAVKIRWDGDRTKLDVDIPGDIAKAKAVRKALGDDFVLGFDANNGYSVGGAMRVGRALEDLGYTWFEEPVQHYHVSAMGEVAQRLDITVSAGEQTYTLQGLKDLINAGVRMVQPDIVKMGGITGLMQCAAVAYAHGVDLVPHQTQPSIGHLANLHVLSTIMHLNKPVELADGWERAGSVFKNPSQPQDGLFHLPTAPGLGAEFNQDELKRRSIPITV; encoded by the coding sequence GTGAAGATCACCAAAGTCGAGGCATTCCAGCTGGATTGGGGCGAGGGCAAAGGGCGCGCCGCCCTTGTCCGCATCGAAACCGAGGATGGCCAGTTCGGATTGGGCGAAGCCTCGCCTATGCAGGGCGGACTGGCGTCCCTGACCATTATCGCAGCCGATATGGCGCCATTCCTCGTCGGCAAGGACGCGCTGGACCATGCGGTCCTGATCGACACGCTCTTTCACAAATGCGTCAAGCTCGGCCCCGAAGGAGCAACGACAGCGGCCTTGGCCGCGATCGACATCGCGCTTTGGGACCTCAAGGGCAAGCTTCTTGGCCAGCCGGTCTATAAGCTGCTCGGTGGCGCCTGGCGCCAGAGCCTGACCTGCTATGCCTCGGTTGGCGGCAATGCCTGGCGCACTGTCGATCAGACCGTGGAAGTCGTCACGCGGCGCGTGGAAAAGGAAAAGCCAGCGGCGGTCAAGATCCGCTGGGATGGCGACCGCACCAAGCTCGATGTCGACATTCCCGGCGACATCGCCAAGGCAAAGGCCGTCCGCAAGGCGCTCGGCGATGACTTCGTGCTCGGCTTCGATGCCAATAATGGCTATTCGGTCGGCGGCGCCATGCGGGTCGGCCGGGCACTCGAGGACCTGGGCTATACCTGGTTCGAGGAACCGGTGCAGCACTATCACGTCTCGGCCATGGGCGAAGTGGCCCAGCGCCTCGACATTACGGTATCGGCCGGCGAGCAGACCTATACGCTGCAGGGCCTCAAGGACCTCATCAATGCCGGCGTGCGCATGGTGCAGCCCGACATCGTCAAGATGGGCGGCATTACCGGCCTGATGCAATGCGCGGCCGTGGCCTATGCGCATGGCGTGGACCTGGTGCCGCACCAGACCCAGCCCTCGATCGGCCATCTGGCAAACCTGCACGTGCTCTCCACCATCATGCATCTGAACAAGCCGGTAGAGCTTGCCGATGGCTGGGAACGCGCGGGTAGCGTGTTCAAGAATCCGTCCCAACCGCAGGATGGTCTGTTTCACCTGCCGACGGCACCCGGACTTGGCGCCGAATTCAACCAGGACGAACTGAAGCGGAGATCTATTCCCATCACCGTGTGA